Proteins co-encoded in one Malus sylvestris chromosome 9, drMalSylv7.2, whole genome shotgun sequence genomic window:
- the LOC126583123 gene encoding F-box protein At3g07870, with the protein MDSDSELQQSKRRRSHQREDQSVTRLENLPHEIITEVTSRLPFSSLVKFRYVCRAWKNLAQDQHLRIFDALHNSNTADHNNLCLIFHCDYPIRNHIYFVDYPFHHGEKETMLVKKIHPPFCGSMPEFDVVGSCDGLLCLSDSLYNDAICIYNPFTRDHRELPKSVRFPNQEVIYGFGFHPITKEYKVVKIVYYSRRESWSRFRVYRPQSEVQVFTLGTSDWRSLGGTSHYLHHWPAQVLVNGRLHWVTWRKGYHPGRKLISFDLGDEQFREVPKPEVDGLSRWNYHVLVVRGCLAAFFYCSYGKLEMWVMEEYGVKESWVKELTIGSYVPKTLKQDVDRSWKISKIVKRGRHVRVLCVLGSGQILLEYKSRALVVYEPSSGKFKDLLFQGMPKWFQTVVHEGTLNPIHTLVNM; encoded by the coding sequence ATGGACTCAGACTCTGAATTGCAGCAGAGCAAAAGGAGGAGGAGCCACCAGAGAGAAGATCAATCAGTAACTCGCTTGGAAAATTTACCACATGAAATCATCACTGAGGTAACTTCAAGGCTGCCCTTTTCATCTCTGGTAAAATTCAGGTATGTATGCAGAGCGTGGAAAAATTTAGCACAAGACCAACATCTTCGAATTTTCGATGCTTTGCATAACTCTAACACAGCTGATCACAACAATCTGTGCCTGATTTTTCACTGTGATTACCCCATCAGAAACCATATTTACTTTGTAGATTACCCTTTTCACCATGGTGAAAAGGAGACAATGCTAGTGAAAAAAATTCACCCTCCTTTCTGTGGTTCGATGCCTGAGTTTGATGTGGTAGGATCATGTGATGGTTTGCTGTGCTTATCTGATTCGTTGTACAATGATGCAATATGCATATATAATCCGTTCACTAGGGATCATAGAGAGCTGCCTAAATCAGTTCGATTTCCTAATCAAGAAGTGATTTACGGATTCGGGTTTCATCCGATCACTAAGGAGTACAAGGTAGTGAAGATAGTGTACTATAGTAGACGAGAATCATGGAGCCGGTTTCGAGTGTATCGGCCACAATCAGAAGTTCAAGTTTTCACTCTTGGAACTTCTGATTGGAGAAGTTTAGGAGGAACATCTCACTACCTTCATCACTGGCCAGCTCAGGTCTTGGTCAATGGAAGGCTTCATTGGGTTACTTGGAGAAAGGGTTACCACCCTGGTCGAAAGCTCATTTCTTTTGACTTAGGAGACGAGCAGTTCAGGGAGGTACCGAAACCGGAAGTTGACGGATTGAGCAGGTGGAATTATCATGTGCTGGTTGTAAGAGGTTGTCTTGCTGCATTTTTTTACTGCAGTTATGGGAAATTGGAGATGTGGGTTATGGAGGAGTACGGTGTGAAGGAATCATGGGTTAAAGAGTTGACCATTGGAAGTTATGTGCCAAAGACATTGAAACAAGATGTTGATAGATCATGGAAGATTTCAAAGATTGTTAAAAGAGGAAGACATgttagggttttgtgtgttttgGGGAGTGGCCAGATCTTGTTGGAGTACAAAAGCAGAGCTCTAGTTGTTTATGAACCAAGTAGTGGAAAGTTTAAGGATCTTTTGTTTCAGGGGATGCCTAAGTGGTTTCAAACCGTTGTTCACGAGGGCACGCTCAATCCGATACATACTCTTGTTAACATGTGA
- the LOC126583124 gene encoding uncharacterized protein LOC126583124, which yields MASLLTKPTVTRGRDEVYVAAVPLRATKGPAQLLTSAAYSLNLWNLQHFMVIINPSPPPPDCQAIVFDFQPKDPENIYAALAVLSGKAIPGVVLMRKLSKLPRRKCWYVGSPKGSGAIDMALEFNKQWETKLRVGHHDCRNYTNGLVEYLTDEEHILERLEGKRRH from the exons ATGGCCTCACTGCTCACGAAACCAACAGTGACAAGAGGACGGGATGAAGTTTATGTTGCAGCAGTGCCTCTAAGAGCAACAAAAGGACCCGCCCAGCTGCTTACATCTGCTGCTTACTCTCTCAATCTCTGGAATTTGCAGCATTTCATGGTTATCATTAATCCCTCCCCACCACCACCTGATTGTCAG GCCATAGTTTTCGATTTTCAACCTAAAGATCCTGAAAACATATATGCAGCCCTTGCAGTTCTATCCGGAAAAGCAATACCGG GAGTGGTTCTTATGAGGAAGTTGTCGAAACTGCCGAGAAGAAAATGCTGGTACGTTGGTTCTCCCAAAGGATCAGGTGCCATAGATATGGCACTTGAATTCAACAAACAGTGGGAAACTAAGCTGAGAGTTGGTCATCATGATTGTCGGAATTATACCAATG GCTTGGTCGAGTACCTGACCGATGAAGAACATATCTTGGAGCGTTTGGAAGGAAAACGGAGACATTGA